CGCATCGCGGACTGCAGGTAGGCCTTCACCGTTTCCCGTCCCAGCGACAGGCGTTCGGCGACCTCGGCGTTCGTGCACCCCAGGGCGACCTGGGCCAGTACGTCGGTTTCCCTTGTGGTCAGGCGAATCCGCGAAGGAGCGGGTGGGGTGCCGAGGTCGATGAGGCGCTGGGCGGCCGCGTAGAGGCGCCGCCGGGTTTGCGGGTCCGGGAGGGTGCCCGCGATCACCCTCAGTTCCGAGTGGACGGAGCGCAGTTCTTCGCGGGTGGCGGCCGCTTCCACAGAGAGCGCGTCGGCGAGGGCGAGGCGCGCTCCGAGGTCCTCCCGGACGCTCAGGTCGCGCGCGAGGCGCTTCCCGGACGTCACGAGCGCGTCCCGGACCCGGTCACCGAACGCCACTGTCTGCCGTGCGGCGCCGTACAGCACACCGCGGCACCGGTCGCCCGCGCGGACCGGCACGGCGATGATCGAACCGAGGCCCTCGGCGAGTACCGGGCGGTCGTAGTCGTGGGTGATGGAGCGTGCGCTGCCGTAGTCGGCGACCGCGATCGGATGACCCCGCATCAGCACCCGGCCACCCAGGCCCGCGCCGGGCAGCACCTCCAGATCGTGCAACGCCGCGGTACGGGTGCCGACGAACCCGGACAACCGCAGGCGCCCGCCGGTCACCTCGCCACCGAACACCACCGGCAGCCCGGCGGCACCAGCCGCATCCCGCAACTCGGCGTGCAGGACCGAGCGGGCGTCAGACATCGGCGTCCGTCCTCCTCGCCAACCACATCATCGTCGGTCGCCACACGCTACCCGCCCCACCTTCGCGACGTCGACCACCGTCACCCCCGTCCGGGGGTGGCGAGGATCCGTCGGCTTCCGGCCGTCCGGCCGCTCCTTCCAGCCCCGAACCGCGCACGGCGCCGGCGCATGCGCACAGATCGTCCCGTTCGACGGCTTCGATCCGCTCGACGACGTCGCCCCTACGAGGTGCTGCGCGCCGGTGGCGTCACGGTGGGACGGGTGTCCACGGAAGGACCGCGCGAAATGCCCAGCGGAACCGCAACCTTGAGCTCGCACGGGACCGCCGCCCTGGATCCGGGACGTGCCGGGCTCGTCGTCGTGCCCGGCACCTCAGGCCGCATGGACGATTCGGGAGACGACGGCATTCCCGTCATGCTCGGCCGCACTTCTCCGGCAACACGTCATACCAGAACAGCACGGGATTGCTACCCGCCGGTGGCGATTACCTTGAATACGACATTCATCCACCCGGCCCTAATGGACGCCTGAGCCAGCGACTCGTCGTGTAACAGGAGTAACGTGCAGGGAAATTCTTGGTACTCGCCCGACCACTACAACTCGTTCGCGCAATTCTACGTCCTGCCCTAGCACCCCCGGAACTTCGTAAGAGGGGTGGGTGCGTCAGGTCGGCACACCCACCCCTCAAAACAGTCAATCGGAAAGGACGATCCATGGCCGCCGCACCGGGTGGGAGTTTCTCGTGGGGCGGGCACTTCCCGGACGAGTACGGCGGCCGACCCCTCCCGGCGTGGGTCCGCTTCGCGCCGGCCGGTGAAGCCACCCGGCGAGCGGTGTTCGACCTGTCGGCGCGGGACGCGGTGCATTCCGTCCTGGTACAGGGGCGGCGATGCCAGACGATGGAGGGGTTGCTTGCCACCTGGGGCGACGCACTGGAGTTCCCCTCCTACTACGGCGGGAACCTCGACGCCTTCGACGAATGCCTGACCGACCTCCTGGACCTCTCCGGCGGCGGACTCGGGAGCGCCTTCGGAGACCGGGCGGGCCGCCCGGCGCGGACAGTGCTCGTCACCGTGCAGGAGTCGGATCGGTTGCTGGCACGGGAAAACGACGCCGTGGGCGCGTTCCTCTCCCTGCTCGACCACGCGGCACGAGAGGGCACGGCGGCACTGCGCGTGCTCTTCGTCGAGCCCTCGCGACGGTTGCCCGAGGCCGTGGTCAGCCGATCTTGAGCAGCAGTTCGGTCAGCTCGGCCGGCGCGGTGACCATGCAGTCGTGGCCGGTCGCGAGTTCGAACACCTCCGACGGCGTTCCGTTGGGCTGGATCGCGGGGACCGGGCGGCGGTCGAAGCCGTCGGGCTTGACGGTGCAGTGGATGTGCGCGCGGGGGATCGCGGCCGTCGCCGGGTTGTCCAGCCGGACCGGTTCCTGGAGGCAGCGCACCGACTGGTCGGACAACATCGGGCGCAGCCACGCGAGGTCCGCCGGATCGGTCACCCCGAACAGACCGAACGGTGGCGGCAGCTCGGGCAGCGGCGGGACCCGCCAGCCGCTTTCGGACTCCAGCGTGCGCTCGATGAGGCCGCGAGTGGGGGGCATGACATCGGCCGCGGTCTCGCCGTGCTCCGGCACCATCGCGTCGAGGTAGACCAGCCGCGCGATCCGGTCCGGCACCGCGTTCGCGGCCGACGAGATCACCAGCCCCGCGTAGCTGTGGCCCACGAGGACCACGTCGGTGAGATCTTCCGCGGTGATCAGCCGGACGATGTCGTCGACGTGCGTGTCGAGCCCGACCTCGGGGCCGAGCAGGTGCTTGGTCTCGCCGTAGCCGGTCAGCGTCGGGGTGAAGACGCGGTGCCCGGCCTGCTCCAGCAGCGGGACCACCCGCTCCCAGGCCCGCCCGGTGTGCCAGGCGCCGTGAACCAGCAGGTATGTCGTCATGGTGGTGCGCTCCGTCCGGGTCCCTGGCATGATGGGTAAACGGGACCCTGTCCCGTTTGACGTTACGGGACACCGTCCCGTTTAGGCAACCCGGGAAGGAGGTGCGGGGTGAACGACCGGCCCCAGCGCGCGGACGCACGGCGCAACAAGGAGGTACTGCTGGACGCGGCCGCCGCGGTCTTCGTCGCGTCGGGAGTGGAGGCGCCGATCCGGGCCATCGCGGCCAAGGCAGGCGTCGGCACCGCCACGATCTACCGGCACTTCCCGACACGCGCGGACCTGATCGTCGCCGTCTACCGGCATCAGGTCGAAGCGCTCGCCGAGGCGGGCCCGGATCTGCTCGCGGCCTGCGAGACGCCCTACGACGCGCTGGCCCGGTGGATCGACCTGTTCGTCGATTTCGTCGTCACCAAGCAGGGACTCGCGACCGTACTGCAGTCCGACGACCCCTGCTACGACCCGCTGCACGAGTATTTCCTCGACCGGCTCGAACCGGTGTGCACGCGACTGCTCGGCGCCGCGGCGGCTTCGGGCGAGATCCAGTCCGGCCAGGACGCGCGCGAGCTGATGCGCGGTGTCGGCGGCCTCTGCGCGGGCGCGAGCACGACTCGCCACTACGACGCACGACGGCTCGTCGGGCTCCTCGTCGCGGGGCTGCGCACCCCGGGGTGATCATGGTCGGTCGGCCGCGGAACTGCTGCGCAGCGCCACCTTCAACCGCGCGATGTGCTCCCGCGCCGCGCGCTCGGCACGGTCCGGGTCGCCGGACTTGATGCCCTCGAGGATGCGCTGGTGATCCTCGACCGCGTAGGACGGGCCGGAGGTGACGGCCGTGGTGACCATCGCCAGCCGGACCTGCGCCTGAATCTCGTCGAGCTGGCGGATCACGTGCTGGTTGCCGCTGGCGACCCGGATCGCGGTGTGGAACTGGATGTCCAGCTTGGTGTGCCGCTCGACGTCGTCCAGGCCGACCGCCTGGATGTGCTGGCGCAGCAACTGCTCCAGTTTCGGGACGAGACCGGAATCGCCCCGCTGCACCGCGAGGCGGGTGGCAACCCCCTCCAGCGCCTCCCGCACCTCGTACAGCTCGGCGAGGTCCTGCGGGTCGATGCGGGCTACCACCGCGCCGCGACGCGGTTCATCGACCGCGAGCCTGTCCCACGTCAGCCGCACCACCGCTTCGCGAACCGGGCTGCGGCTGACGTCCAGCCGCAGCGCGAGGTTGGGCACGCTCAGCTTGGTACCGGGGGGCAGGGTCCCGGACAGGATCGCCTGCCGCAGCGACTCGTAGACCGCGTCGG
This is a stretch of genomic DNA from Amycolatopsis endophytica. It encodes these proteins:
- a CDS encoding helix-turn-helix transcriptional regulator, which encodes MSDARSVLHAELRDAAGAAGLPVVFGGEVTGGRLRLSGFVGTRTAALHDLEVLPGAGLGGRVLMRGHPIAVADYGSARSITHDYDRPVLAEGLGSIIAVPVRAGDRCRGVLYGAARQTVAFGDRVRDALVTSGKRLARDLSVREDLGARLALADALSVEAAATREELRSVHSELRVIAGTLPDPQTRRRLYAAAQRLIDLGTPPAPSRIRLTTRETDVLAQVALGCTNAEVAERLSLGRETVKAYLQSAMRKLNAHTRHEAVVQARRLMLLP
- a CDS encoding barstar family protein codes for the protein MAAAPGGSFSWGGHFPDEYGGRPLPAWVRFAPAGEATRRAVFDLSARDAVHSVLVQGRRCQTMEGLLATWGDALEFPSYYGGNLDAFDECLTDLLDLSGGGLGSAFGDRAGRPARTVLVTVQESDRLLARENDAVGAFLSLLDHAAREGTAALRVLFVEPSRRLPEAVVSRS
- a CDS encoding alpha/beta fold hydrolase; amino-acid sequence: MTTYLLVHGAWHTGRAWERVVPLLEQAGHRVFTPTLTGYGETKHLLGPEVGLDTHVDDIVRLITAEDLTDVVLVGHSYAGLVISSAANAVPDRIARLVYLDAMVPEHGETAADVMPPTRGLIERTLESESGWRVPPLPELPPPFGLFGVTDPADLAWLRPMLSDQSVRCLQEPVRLDNPATAAIPRAHIHCTVKPDGFDRRPVPAIQPNGTPSEVFELATGHDCMVTAPAELTELLLKIG
- a CDS encoding TetR/AcrR family transcriptional regulator — translated: MNDRPQRADARRNKEVLLDAAAAVFVASGVEAPIRAIAAKAGVGTATIYRHFPTRADLIVAVYRHQVEALAEAGPDLLAACETPYDALARWIDLFVDFVVTKQGLATVLQSDDPCYDPLHEYFLDRLEPVCTRLLGAAAASGEIQSGQDARELMRGVGGLCAGASTTRHYDARRLVGLLVAGLRTPG
- a CDS encoding GntR family transcriptional regulator, with the translated sequence MGELPPVRASERITDAVYESLRQAILSGTLPPGTKLSVPNLALRLDVSRSPVREAVVRLTWDRLAVDEPRRGAVVARIDPQDLAELYEVREALEGVATRLAVQRGDSGLVPKLEQLLRQHIQAVGLDDVERHTKLDIQFHTAIRVASGNQHVIRQLDEIQAQVRLAMVTTAVTSGPSYAVEDHQRILEGIKSGDPDRAERAAREHIARLKVALRSSSAADRP